The following coding sequences lie in one Enterococcus sp. 9E7_DIV0242 genomic window:
- a CDS encoding CdaR family protein — protein sequence MKKAYQSNWFSGLLALLFALLLFFNANSEGNSGNTATTSQIYDEMIYNVPVQLKYDEEQYFVSGYEDTVAVHLSSANRIQLNLETNEDTRNFQVVADLTNTSVGTTEVPLRVTSLSSAVTAELETKTITVTIEKKATKKFEVEAKIPDSFDAEGYKVDTVSISPKNVEITTGEETMAEIAQVVAPLTNVNQLTDTINQTVNVQALDSKGQVLSIENPAPQVKVTVKLSLPKKEVALRFIASGTPPSDVNSFSFDAETNVVEISGSNSVLETIDTIEVPIDVSNIRTSIKQTITIPSTGEYTVEPSQVEVTINPVYSRSGTSESTNWGITDSSGTTQGNRSSSERSESRTSTESDRSTGTSETSQQSTEQSTN from the coding sequence ATGAAAAAGGCGTACCAAAGCAACTGGTTCTCCGGCTTGCTTGCTCTATTATTCGCCCTACTTCTTTTTTTCAATGCGAATTCAGAAGGAAATTCCGGGAACACGGCAACAACCAGCCAAATTTATGATGAAATGATTTATAATGTACCCGTCCAATTGAAGTATGATGAAGAACAGTATTTCGTTTCTGGTTATGAAGACACTGTGGCCGTTCATCTGAGTAGTGCCAACAGAATTCAGTTGAATTTAGAGACCAATGAAGATACTCGAAATTTTCAAGTAGTGGCGGACTTAACCAATACTTCCGTAGGTACTACTGAGGTGCCTTTACGAGTAACAAGTTTAAGCTCTGCAGTCACAGCTGAGCTGGAAACTAAGACAATCACAGTGACAATTGAAAAGAAAGCAACGAAAAAATTTGAAGTAGAAGCAAAAATACCTGACAGCTTTGATGCCGAAGGGTATAAGGTTGATACGGTTTCTATCAGTCCGAAAAATGTGGAAATCACCACCGGAGAAGAAACAATGGCAGAGATCGCTCAAGTAGTGGCACCATTGACAAATGTAAACCAATTGACGGATACGATCAATCAAACGGTGAATGTACAGGCTCTGGACAGTAAAGGCCAGGTGCTTAGTATTGAGAATCCGGCGCCTCAAGTGAAGGTGACTGTGAAGCTGTCGTTACCGAAGAAAGAAGTTGCTTTACGCTTTATAGCTTCCGGAACACCACCGTCTGATGTGAATAGCTTCTCGTTTGATGCGGAGACAAATGTTGTGGAAATCAGTGGGTCAAACTCTGTTTTGGAAACAATCGATACAATCGAAGTACCGATAGATGTCAGTAACATTCGAACATCGATCAAGCAGACGATCACGATTCCAAGTACTGGTGAATACACAGTAGAGCCTAGCCAGGTAGAAGTAACAATCAATCCAGTTTACTCAAGGTCGGGAACCAGTGAATCAACCAATTGGGGGATCACGGATAGCTCTGGTACCACACAAGGAAACAGGAGCAGTTCAGAGCGGTCTGAATCAAGAACAAGTACTGAAAGTGATCGTTCAACAGGAACATCAGAGACCAGTCAGCAATCAACCGAACAGAGTACAAATTAA